A genomic region of Balaenoptera ricei isolate mBalRic1 chromosome 21, mBalRic1.hap2, whole genome shotgun sequence contains the following coding sequences:
- the LOC132356696 gene encoding LOW QUALITY PROTEIN: transcription factor Spi-C-like (The sequence of the model RefSeq protein was modified relative to this genomic sequence to represent the inferred CDS: deleted 2 bases in 1 codon; substituted 1 base at 1 genomic stop codon) — MACVEQDKLGQAFEDAFEVLRQHSTGDLQYSSNYKNYLAFINHCSHVRGNSSSYGVLPTEEPVYNWRTVIFIXNSAADLYFEGNIHQSLQNIPENQLVQPTLLQQKGGKGRKKLRLFEYLHESLCNPEMASCIQWIDQTKGIFWFVSKNVEKLAQLWGKREGNWKTMTYQKMARALRSYGRTGEVIKIRTKLTYQFSEAILQRLSPSYFLEEEIFYSQYVQPDQGYLSLNNWNANYNYTYANYHDLRHPDC; from the exons ATGGCTTGTGTTGAACAAGACAAGCTGGGTCAAGCATTTGAAGATGCTTTTGAAGTACTGAGGCAACATTCAACTGGTGATCTTCAGTACTcctcaaattacaaaaattacCTGGCTTTCATCAACCACTGTTCTCATGTCAGAGGAAATTCCAGCAGCTATGGTGTGCTGCCTACAGAGGAACCGGTCTACAATTGGAGAacagtaata tttatatagaacaGTGCTGCGGACCTCTATTTTGAAGGAAATATTCATCAGTCTCTGCAGAACATCCCTGAAAACCAGCTGGTGCAACCTACTCTTCTCCAGCAAAAGGgaggaaaaggcaggaagaagcTCCGACTGTTTGAATACCTTCATGAATCCCTGTGTAATCCTGAGATGGCATCTTGTATTCAATGGATAGATCAAACCAAAGGCATCTTTTGGTTTGTATCAAAAAACGTAGAAAAACTTGCCCAACTTTGGGGGAAAAGAGAAGGCAACTGGAAGACCATGACTTACCAGAAAATGGCCAGAGCACTGAGGAGTTATGGAAGAACTGGAGAAGTCATCAAAATCCGGACAAAGTTAACTTACCAATTCAGTGAGGCCATTCTCCAAAGACTGTCTCCATCTTATTTCTTGGAAGAAGAGATCTTCTACTCACAGTATGTTCAACCTGATCAAGGATATCTCAGTTTAAATAACTGGAATGCAAATTATAATTATACATACGCCAATTACCATGATCTACGTCACCCTGATTGCTAA